Proteins encoded within one genomic window of Oncorhynchus keta strain PuntledgeMale-10-30-2019 chromosome 12, Oket_V2, whole genome shotgun sequence:
- the LOC118391422 gene encoding glycolipid transfer protein-like codes for MSLLMDNQFGELPVDKSVDTKFFLESVAYLPPFFDCLGSKVFVPIKSDISGNITKIRSVYDKDPAKYATLQQIVESEKEAYGTEWPKVGATLALMWLKRGLRFIQILLQSLADGEKDENNPNLIRVNINKAYDQALKKYHGWLVQKIFKAALLAAPYKSDFIKALSKGQEVREEDCMASVRQFLINYTATVDAIYEMYTTLNAELDYSV; via the exons ATGTCACTTTTAATGGATAACCAATTTGGAGAACTTCCAGTCGACAAATCAGTGGATACAAAGTTCTTTCTGGAGTCAGTGGCATATCTTCCGCCTTTTTTTG ACTGCCTGGGGTCAAAAGTATTTGTTCCTATCAAATCAGACATCAGTGGCAATATAACA AAAATCAGAAGTGTGTATGACAAGGACCCTGCCAAGTATGCAACACTACAGCAGATAGTGGAGTCAGAGAAGGAGGCATATGGCACAGAGTGGCCCAAAGTGGGAGCCACCTTGGCCCTGATGTGGCTGAAGAG AGGCCTCCGTTTCATCCAGATCCTGCTTCAGAGCTTGGcagatggagagaaagatgagaACAACCCTAACCTCATCCGTGTCAATATCAACAAAGCCTACGACCAGGCCCTGAAGAAATACCACGGCTGGCTAGTGCAGAAGATCTTTAAG GCGGCATTGCTTGCAGCACCCTATAAGTCAGACTTTATAAAGGCCCTGTCAAAAGGTCAAGAGGTCAGAGAGGAGGACTGCATGGCTAGTGTACGCCAGTTCCTCATCAATTACACGGCCACAGTGGATGCAATCTATGAGATGTACACAACGCTGAATGCAGAGCTGGACTATAGTGTTTGA